In Halopelagius longus, the following proteins share a genomic window:
- a CDS encoding DEAD/DEAH box helicase codes for MTEDDGRDAPPADRDDDGGGPSGRRDNLGDAGHDAAEDDRPTAEDGEEFGEVPTPTDAVPNAVSDVRDRDGAVSGDAAEAGSDADEAARDAEESASDADGGDSVEDADVDEDEADADDISLDSFYDALEAEGRPVVTAQQVARRLGTTQAAASEALDALANAGSVQRVNVETDPVVWYPTEWGKLATRERVVLFPERREIVVDSPTQYTRARLSQFAHLVDTTGQRESGTRGYLYKIRQEDVWQAPFDELGNLVAMLRSVLPTRSPHLEEWIESQWKRANQFRLYTHEDGYVVLEGASESLMGNVARQKLDEEQLVAPISDTESWVRDGAEAQIKRVLYEAGYPVKDDRELDAGDPLDVDLRVELREYQRDWVEKFLEQNSGVLVGPSGAGKTVTGIGALAEVGGETLILVPSRELAAQWREELLRHTTLSEDQIGEYHGGQKEVRPVTIATYQTAGMDRHRSLFDSRAWGLIVYDEVHHIPSRIYRRSADLQAKHRLGLSATPVREDDKEKEIFTLIGPPIGTDWSKLFEAGYVQEPEVEIRYVPWGDDTARNEWANADGRERHKLAGMNPGKDEEVRRLLEAHPTAKALVFVDWLDQGERLAEELDAPFVSGEMPHYRRERLFEEFRDGDLRTLVISRVGDEGIDLPNAELAVVASGLGGSRRQGAQRAGRTMRPAGSALVYVLATRGTSEEDFAQRQMRHLAEKGVRVRENDLV; via the coding sequence ATGACCGAAGACGATGGTCGCGACGCGCCGCCGGCCGACCGCGACGACGACGGAGGGGGACCGTCGGGACGCCGAGATAACCTCGGCGACGCCGGTCACGACGCCGCCGAGGACGACCGACCGACCGCGGAGGACGGCGAGGAGTTCGGCGAGGTTCCGACGCCGACGGACGCCGTTCCGAACGCGGTCAGCGACGTCCGCGACCGAGACGGCGCCGTCTCCGGCGACGCCGCCGAGGCCGGGAGCGACGCCGACGAGGCCGCGAGAGACGCCGAGGAATCCGCGAGCGACGCCGACGGCGGTGACTCCGTCGAGGACGCGGACGTCGACGAAGACGAAGCCGACGCGGACGACATCTCCCTCGACTCCTTCTACGACGCCCTCGAAGCGGAGGGTCGCCCGGTGGTCACCGCCCAACAGGTCGCGCGCCGCCTCGGGACGACGCAGGCCGCGGCCTCCGAGGCGTTGGACGCCCTCGCGAACGCCGGGTCCGTCCAACGGGTGAACGTCGAGACGGACCCCGTCGTCTGGTACCCGACCGAGTGGGGGAAACTCGCGACGCGCGAACGCGTCGTCCTGTTCCCCGAACGGCGCGAAATCGTCGTGGACAGTCCGACGCAGTACACCCGCGCGCGCCTCTCGCAGTTCGCCCACCTCGTGGACACCACCGGACAGCGAGAGTCCGGCACGCGCGGCTACCTCTACAAGATACGGCAGGAGGACGTCTGGCAGGCCCCGTTCGACGAACTCGGGAATCTCGTCGCGATGCTGCGGTCCGTCCTCCCCACCCGGTCGCCGCACCTCGAAGAGTGGATAGAGTCCCAGTGGAAGCGCGCCAACCAGTTCCGCCTCTACACCCACGAGGACGGCTACGTCGTCCTCGAAGGCGCCTCCGAGAGCCTCATGGGCAACGTCGCCCGGCAGAAACTCGACGAGGAGCAACTCGTCGCGCCCATCTCCGATACGGAGAGTTGGGTGCGCGACGGGGCGGAGGCGCAGATAAAGCGCGTCCTCTACGAGGCGGGCTACCCGGTGAAGGACGACCGGGAGTTAGACGCCGGCGACCCCCTCGACGTGGACCTGCGCGTCGAACTCCGCGAGTACCAACGCGACTGGGTCGAGAAGTTCTTAGAGCAGAACTCGGGCGTCCTCGTCGGTCCGTCGGGCGCGGGCAAGACCGTCACCGGAATCGGCGCTCTCGCGGAAGTGGGCGGCGAGACGCTGATTCTCGTCCCGAGTCGGGAACTCGCCGCCCAGTGGCGGGAGGAACTCCTGCGGCACACCACCCTCTCGGAGGACCAGATAGGCGAGTACCACGGCGGGCAGAAGGAGGTTCGACCGGTCACCATCGCCACCTACCAGACGGCGGGGATGGACCGCCACCGGTCGCTGTTCGACTCCCGCGCGTGGGGACTCATCGTCTACGACGAGGTGCACCACATCCCGTCGCGCATCTACCGCCGGAGCGCAGACTTGCAGGCCAAACACCGCCTCGGCCTCTCGGCGACGCCGGTCCGCGAGGACGACAAGGAGAAGGAGATTTTCACGCTCATCGGCCCGCCCATCGGCACCGACTGGTCGAAACTGTTCGAGGCGGGGTACGTGCAGGAACCGGAGGTGGAGATTCGGTACGTCCCGTGGGGCGACGACACCGCGCGCAACGAGTGGGCCAACGCCGACGGGCGCGAACGGCACAAACTCGCCGGCATGAACCCCGGCAAGGACGAGGAGGTGCGTCGCCTCCTCGAAGCGCACCCGACCGCGAAGGCCCTCGTGTTCGTCGACTGGTTGGACCAAGGCGAACGCCTCGCCGAGGAACTCGACGCGCCGTTCGTCAGCGGCGAGATGCCGCACTACCGCCGCGAACGCCTGTTCGAGGAGTTCCGCGACGGCGACTTGCGGACGCTCGTCATCTCCCGCGTCGGCGATGAGGGCATCGACCTGCCGAACGCCGAGTTGGCCGTCGTCGCGTCCGGTCTCGGCGGGTCCAGACGGCAGGGTGCCCAACGCGCCGGGCGGACGATGCGCCCCGCGGGGAGCGCCCTCGTCTACGTCCTCGCCACCCGCGGGACGAGCGAGGAGGACTTCGCGCAGCGACAGATGCGCCACCTCGCCGAGAAGGGCGTCCGCGTCCGCGAGAACGACCTGGTCTGA
- a CDS encoding DNA methyltransferase family protein, whose translation MTDAAQTLLAESAVRQYRMSLSDRVRAGEETADSTAADWRRFVRERHGDLFSTVDDGRPEAAARELFVQTLSFDFLLSELLAAAERTFDVSVPTRPGDGAAVAFDADFDAVHRTVAADLSATARDRFREAAERFVRTATPEDVSALHREAVSRLGRRAFGRYDTPPGLAELAVETVREGDERDANAPGFADATVLDPGCGAGAFLAAAAERKRAALSDSAPESDPAAAARRIAETVRGFDLDPVAVRASRLSVLLALRPLLDAAAEPLDLDLRIVLGDVLDATAADTPLSGARADVLLGNPPWLTWDSLSERLKDRWRDGPMADPALDLFCHDGRNARLGHANDDVSVPFAWTCLHRLLRDDGRAAFVLKRDLLTGPAGELLRRRRVGDRSVAMREIHDFGTLAPFGDEVDAGTALYRLDVGGGRNGDSTDDAPTDDDPVGDPTDRDVTDRDATDRDGSAGVPTTRWARTDADAERPAFDSLASMRRTLDRTETTYLPADPESPAGPWVRADAERRALGPANYRIRHGVKDDAKAVYGLDRETIDARNIEPDHVYPYLKSKHVVKYGLFGYDLHLVPQRRAGEENESAVREETPNTYAYLDDHRERLDDRGSSWFDDGPFYGLFGLGPYTWADYKVVWCRLGFKPHFAVVSTVEDPALGEQPVVPGDHCMFVATDDEAEAHYLCALLNSAPYQRCLRDVSSGGKSSLSKSTVSELATPEWEATPHQTTLAEASMRAHDIVPNHVDCSKRAYNAKTIPELDAVQAEIDREVERFLADGAPTADE comes from the coding sequence ATGACTGACGCCGCACAGACGCTCCTCGCCGAAAGCGCGGTTCGACAGTACCGCATGTCGCTCTCGGACCGCGTTCGGGCGGGCGAGGAGACGGCCGATTCGACGGCGGCCGACTGGCGGCGGTTCGTCCGCGAGAGACACGGCGACCTCTTCTCGACCGTCGACGACGGACGCCCCGAGGCGGCGGCGCGCGAGTTGTTCGTCCAGACGCTCTCTTTCGATTTCCTCCTCTCGGAACTGCTCGCCGCCGCCGAACGGACCTTCGACGTGTCGGTGCCGACCCGCCCCGGCGACGGCGCGGCGGTGGCGTTCGACGCCGACTTCGACGCCGTCCACCGCACCGTCGCCGCCGACCTCTCTGCGACGGCGCGCGACCGGTTCCGCGAGGCCGCGGAGCGATTCGTTCGGACGGCGACGCCCGAAGACGTCTCGGCGCTCCACCGAGAGGCCGTCTCGCGCCTCGGCCGGCGGGCGTTCGGCCGGTACGACACCCCGCCGGGACTCGCCGAACTCGCCGTCGAGACGGTTCGCGAGGGCGACGAACGCGACGCGAACGCGCCCGGATTCGCCGACGCGACGGTGCTCGACCCCGGATGCGGCGCGGGGGCGTTCCTCGCCGCGGCGGCCGAACGCAAGCGGGCGGCCCTCTCGGACTCTGCCCCCGAATCCGACCCCGCCGCCGCGGCGAGGCGCATCGCCGAGACGGTCCGCGGGTTCGACCTCGACCCGGTCGCCGTCCGCGCCTCGCGCCTGTCGGTACTCCTCGCGCTCAGACCCCTCCTCGACGCCGCCGCCGAACCCCTCGATTTGGACCTCCGGATCGTCCTCGGCGACGTTCTCGACGCCACGGCCGCCGACACGCCCCTCTCGGGCGCGCGCGCAGACGTCCTCCTCGGGAACCCGCCGTGGTTGACGTGGGACTCGCTTTCGGAGCGACTGAAAGACCGGTGGCGCGACGGGCCGATGGCCGACCCGGCCCTCGACCTGTTCTGCCACGACGGCCGGAACGCCCGTCTCGGGCACGCCAACGACGACGTGTCCGTCCCCTTCGCGTGGACCTGTCTCCACCGCCTCCTGCGCGACGACGGCCGGGCGGCGTTCGTCCTCAAGCGCGACCTGTTGACCGGCCCGGCGGGGGAACTCCTCCGCCGCCGCCGCGTCGGCGACCGGTCGGTCGCGATGCGGGAAATCCACGACTTCGGGACGCTCGCGCCGTTCGGCGACGAGGTGGACGCCGGGACGGCGCTCTACCGACTCGACGTCGGCGGCGGACGCAACGGAGACTCGACGGACGACGCACCGACCGACGACGACCCGGTCGGCGACCCGACGGACCGCGATGTGACGGACCGCGATGCGACGGACCGCGACGGTTCGGCGGGCGTCCCCACGACGCGGTGGGCGAGGACCGACGCCGACGCCGAACGCCCGGCGTTCGACTCCCTCGCGTCGATGCGCCGAACGCTCGACCGCACGGAGACGACGTACCTCCCGGCGGACCCCGAGTCACCCGCGGGGCCGTGGGTCCGCGCCGACGCGGAACGCAGGGCGCTCGGTCCCGCGAACTACCGCATCCGCCACGGCGTGAAAGACGACGCCAAGGCGGTGTACGGACTCGACAGGGAGACCATCGACGCGCGGAACATCGAACCGGACCACGTCTACCCGTACCTGAAGTCGAAGCACGTCGTGAAGTACGGTTTGTTCGGGTACGACCTCCACCTCGTCCCGCAACGGCGCGCCGGTGAGGAGAACGAGTCGGCCGTCCGCGAGGAGACGCCGAACACGTACGCCTACCTCGATGACCACCGCGAACGCCTCGACGACCGCGGGTCGTCGTGGTTCGACGACGGCCCGTTCTACGGGCTGTTCGGCCTCGGTCCGTACACGTGGGCCGACTACAAGGTGGTCTGGTGCCGCCTCGGGTTCAAGCCGCACTTCGCCGTCGTCTCCACCGTCGAGGACCCGGCTCTCGGCGAGCAACCCGTCGTCCCCGGCGACCACTGCATGTTCGTCGCCACCGACGACGAGGCGGAGGCGCACTACCTCTGTGCGCTCTTGAACTCCGCGCCGTACCAACGGTGTCTCCGCGACGTCTCCTCGGGCGGGAAGTCGAGCCTGTCGAAATCGACCGTCTCGGAACTCGCCACGCCCGAGTGGGAGGCGACGCCGCACCAGACGACACTCGCGGAGGCGTCGATGCGGGCCCACGATATCGTCCCGAACCACGTCGACTGCTCGAAGCGGGCGTACAACGCGAAGACGATACCGGAACTCGACGCCGTGCAGGCCGAAATCGACCGCGAAGTCGAGCGATTTCTCGCAGACGGCGCGCCGACCGCCGATGAGTAA
- a CDS encoding TIGR00341 family protein: MRRIQVLVSDDRVSDVVDVLDDENIDYVRYRARTPDDEEQWLVEVPVPTDAIGYMLDRFEEAGVRSDQYTTVATLESAISPRSEELKQRFADDFDPLTQMELKSKAQDMSRDPTSFLAMIFLSAIIAAGGLLVDSPAIVVGSMVIAPIVGPVMTASVGGVTGDRRMLVNSIWLQAAGLLTAVVAAGGFSFLLQFLGFFPETLDIGSIELIGLRLSPGFVTMVVGFTAGAAGAFGITTKGPTSLIGVMIAAALIPAAATVGIAAAWSEYRIAVGASLLLLATIILINLGSFVVLVQFYSPDEKGWLSSASGRRLVLLATVVVVVLVVGVVGTAAGQQILFERTVNDVVETTLDQPEYGDLEPVSVRVEYSDGFLFSSPETVTVTASRTANRGDPPSVAGELDRRITEATGKQVQVRVRFQEYQRSDAGNSSSLSPAPQPASFAAPQTA; encoded by the coding sequence GTGCGACGTATCCAGGTGCTCGTCTCGGACGACCGAGTATCGGACGTCGTCGACGTGTTGGACGACGAAAACATCGACTACGTTCGGTACCGGGCGAGGACGCCGGACGACGAAGAGCAGTGGTTGGTCGAAGTTCCGGTACCGACCGACGCCATCGGGTACATGCTGGACCGCTTCGAGGAGGCGGGCGTCCGGAGCGACCAGTACACGACCGTCGCCACCCTCGAAAGCGCGATATCGCCTCGCTCGGAGGAGTTGAAGCAGCGCTTCGCGGACGACTTCGACCCGTTGACGCAGATGGAGTTGAAGTCGAAGGCGCAGGACATGAGCCGGGACCCAACGTCGTTTCTGGCGATGATATTCCTGAGCGCCATCATCGCCGCCGGGGGGTTGCTCGTCGACTCGCCGGCCATCGTCGTCGGGTCGATGGTCATCGCCCCCATCGTCGGCCCCGTGATGACGGCGTCCGTCGGCGGGGTGACGGGGGACAGGCGGATGCTAGTCAACAGCATCTGGCTTCAGGCCGCCGGACTCTTGACCGCCGTCGTCGCCGCGGGCGGGTTCAGCTTCCTCCTGCAGTTCCTCGGATTCTTCCCGGAGACGCTCGATATCGGGTCGATAGAGCTCATCGGACTCCGCCTCTCTCCGGGGTTCGTCACGATGGTGGTCGGATTCACCGCCGGTGCCGCCGGCGCGTTCGGCATCACGACCAAAGGCCCCACCTCGCTCATCGGCGTGATGATAGCCGCCGCCCTCATCCCGGCGGCGGCGACGGTCGGCATCGCCGCCGCGTGGAGCGAGTACCGAATCGCCGTCGGGGCGTCGCTGTTGCTCCTCGCGACGATCATCCTCATCAATCTCGGTTCGTTCGTCGTCCTCGTGCAGTTCTACAGCCCCGACGAGAAGGGATGGCTCTCCTCTGCGTCCGGGCGGCGTCTCGTACTCCTCGCCACGGTGGTCGTCGTCGTCCTCGTCGTCGGCGTCGTCGGAACCGCCGCCGGCCAGCAGATTCTGTTCGAGCGGACGGTCAACGACGTGGTCGAAACGACGCTCGACCAGCCCGAGTACGGGGACTTAGAGCCGGTGTCCGTCAGAGTCGAGTACAGCGACGGGTTCCTGTTCAGTTCGCCGGAGACGGTGACCGTCACCGCGAGTCGGACGGCGAACAGGGGTGACCCGCCCTCCGTGGCGGGCGAACTCGACAGGCGAATCACCGAGGCGACCGGTAAGCAGGTCCAGGTCAGGGTTCGATTCCAGGAGTACCAACGCTCGGACGCGGGCAACTCCTCGTCGCTCTCCCCTGCCCCGCAACCGGCGTCGTTCGCCGCACCTCAAACGGCTTGA
- a CDS encoding acyl-CoA thioesterase, giving the protein MPYRAEVDVRFQDLDAVGHVNNAVYATYCEQARVDFFEDVIGLRSTDLNIVLASLQLQYRKPIEGTGTVSVELDVPEVGNSSFTMAYELTYEGEVVATGESVQVVVDPETRESVRVPDSWREAVGAEAGSED; this is encoded by the coding sequence CTGCCCTATCGGGCCGAAGTCGACGTTCGGTTTCAGGACTTAGACGCCGTCGGACACGTGAACAACGCCGTCTACGCCACCTACTGCGAACAGGCGCGCGTCGACTTCTTCGAGGACGTCATCGGCCTCCGGAGCACCGACCTCAACATCGTCCTCGCCTCCCTGCAACTCCAGTACCGCAAACCCATCGAGGGCACCGGCACCGTCTCCGTCGAACTCGACGTGCCGGAGGTGGGCAACTCCTCGTTCACCATGGCGTACGAACTCACCTACGAGGGCGAGGTGGTCGCCACCGGCGAGTCGGTCCAAGTCGTCGTCGACCCCGAGACGCGCGAGTCCGTCCGCGTCCCCGACTCGTGGCGCGAAGCCGTCGGTGCCGAGGCCGGTTCAGAAGACTGA
- a CDS encoding 6-pyruvoyl trahydropterin synthase family protein, which translates to MTGRAPQSSRTDVPGADGGDADSPVARAGERVLRIGSDRPVRISAGHRLLHHDGKCSRPHGHNYEISVELVGELTEEGWVADKGDVTDVIDEWDHMFLLESGDPLLDAFEESDDADAAVVLDAPPTAEVMAVVLEEKLADALPDTVSEVAVEVRETSELCTGFR; encoded by the coding sequence ATGACCGGAAGAGCACCCCAGTCTTCTCGAACCGACGTCCCCGGCGCGGACGGAGGCGACGCCGACTCGCCGGTCGCCCGCGCGGGCGAACGCGTCCTCCGCATCGGGTCGGACCGCCCCGTCCGAATCAGCGCGGGACACAGGCTCCTCCACCACGACGGCAAGTGCAGTCGGCCGCACGGCCACAACTACGAGATTTCGGTCGAACTGGTCGGCGAACTCACCGAGGAGGGGTGGGTCGCAGACAAGGGCGACGTGACCGACGTGATAGACGAGTGGGACCACATGTTCCTGTTGGAGTCGGGCGACCCCCTCCTCGACGCGTTCGAAGAGAGCGACGACGCCGACGCCGCCGTCGTCCTCGATGCGCCCCCGACGGCGGAGGTGATGGCCGTCGTCTTAGAGGAGAAACTCGCCGACGCCCTCCCCGACACCGTCTCCGAGGTGGCGGTGGAGGTGCGCGAGACGAGCGAACTCTGCACCGGGTTCCGCTGA
- a CDS encoding 7-carboxy-7-deazaguanine synthase QueE produces MPVTSNVERPDDAPEGPALPVNELFASLQGEGKLAGVPSTFVRTSGCNLRCWFCDSYHTSWDPTHAWMSVERIVEEVESRDPNHVVLTGGEPLLHDASTALLERLAERGYHLTVETNGTFAPDAPIDLASVSPKLSTSTPTAENAPDGNPEEWEDRHEERRIDFGALTTLLERHEVQLKFVVTGPDDMDEIESLVADVRERADADLNDEDVLLMPEGRTREELDATRNVVADLAAEYGYRYTPRLHVDLWNDAPET; encoded by the coding sequence ATGCCCGTCACCTCGAACGTCGAACGACCGGACGACGCCCCCGAGGGCCCCGCCCTCCCGGTGAACGAACTGTTCGCCTCCCTGCAGGGCGAGGGGAAACTCGCGGGCGTCCCGAGCACGTTCGTCCGAACCAGCGGCTGTAACCTCCGCTGTTGGTTCTGCGACTCCTATCACACCTCGTGGGACCCGACGCACGCGTGGATGAGCGTCGAACGAATCGTCGAGGAAGTCGAGTCCCGCGACCCGAACCACGTCGTCCTCACGGGCGGGGAACCCCTGCTCCACGACGCCTCGACCGCGCTCCTCGAACGACTCGCAGAGCGGGGCTATCACCTCACCGTGGAGACGAACGGGACGTTCGCGCCCGACGCGCCCATCGACCTCGCCAGCGTCAGCCCGAAACTCTCCACCTCGACGCCCACCGCGGAGAACGCGCCGGACGGAAACCCCGAGGAGTGGGAGGACCGCCACGAGGAACGGCGAATCGACTTCGGGGCGTTGACGACCCTCCTCGAACGCCACGAGGTGCAACTGAAGTTCGTCGTCACCGGCCCCGACGACATGGACGAGATAGAATCGCTGGTCGCCGACGTGCGCGAACGCGCCGACGCCGACCTGAACGACGAGGACGTCCTCCTCATGCCCGAGGGGCGGACTCGCGAGGAACTCGACGCGACGCGGAACGTCGTCGCCGACCTCGCCGCGGAGTACGGTTACCGCTACACGCCCCGCCTGCACGTGGACCTCTGGAACGACGCCCCCGAGACGTGA
- the queC gene encoding 7-cyano-7-deazaguanine synthase QueC produces the protein MTGHDAPDETESTDNGAAPDGSDGKSAVVLLSGGMDSATTAYEAAARGYDLYVLHTSYGQNTETKEYDCATTLAEELDAEEFLRVETDHLSRIGASSLTDDSMAVEDADTESEEIPTSYVPFRNANLLSMAVSYAEANDCDAVFVGAHSEDYAGYPDCRPEFFEAFEAMVETGTKPETDIAIEVPFVTDSKTDIVRRGVELDVPFESTWSCYRAEEPACGTCDSCVYRVEAFRNVGREDPIPYAERPPRAD, from the coding sequence ATGACCGGACACGACGCACCCGACGAGACCGAATCGACCGACAACGGCGCCGCCCCGGACGGGAGCGACGGAAAGTCGGCCGTCGTCCTCCTCTCCGGCGGGATGGATAGCGCGACGACCGCCTACGAGGCGGCCGCGCGGGGGTACGACCTCTACGTCCTGCACACCTCCTACGGCCAGAACACCGAGACGAAGGAGTACGACTGCGCGACGACCCTCGCCGAGGAACTCGACGCCGAGGAGTTCCTCCGCGTCGAGACGGACCACCTCTCCCGCATCGGCGCGTCGAGTCTCACGGACGACTCGATGGCGGTCGAGGACGCGGACACCGAAAGCGAGGAGATTCCCACCTCGTACGTCCCGTTCCGGAACGCGAACCTGCTTTCGATGGCCGTCTCCTACGCCGAGGCCAACGACTGCGACGCCGTCTTCGTCGGCGCGCACTCCGAGGACTACGCGGGCTACCCCGACTGCCGCCCCGAGTTCTTCGAGGCGTTCGAGGCGATGGTCGAGACGGGGACGAAACCGGAGACGGACATCGCGATAGAGGTGCCGTTCGTCACCGACTCGAAGACGGACATCGTCCGCCGCGGCGTCGAACTGGACGTGCCCTTCGAATCTACGTGGTCCTGCTACCGCGCCGAGGAACCCGCCTGCGGGACCTGCGACTCCTGCGTCTACCGCGTGGAGGCGTTCCGGAACGTCGGCCGCGAGGACCCCATCCCCTACGCCGAACGACCGCCCCGCGCCGACTGA
- a CDS encoding DUF5518 domain-containing protein, which yields MPPSPLRVVPSAWRFALVGALASLPVTVVLNRLPNSEADVTGGIMVVGAFVAGVAAASRSTDADAAGVRAGLLAGAVAVLTPVATAGGSAVGGTAIPFPPSRVAIFAAMSAVALALSSIFGLVFGRIGGWVVTALATRRTADPS from the coding sequence ATGCCCCCGTCGCCCCTCCGAGTCGTCCCGTCGGCGTGGCGATTCGCGCTCGTCGGCGCGCTCGCTTCGCTACCCGTCACGGTCGTACTGAACCGGCTTCCGAACTCCGAAGCGGACGTGACGGGCGGTATCATGGTCGTCGGCGCGTTCGTCGCGGGAGTCGCGGCCGCGTCCCGTTCGACGGACGCGGACGCCGCCGGAGTACGTGCCGGTCTCCTCGCCGGGGCCGTCGCGGTGCTCACCCCGGTCGCGACGGCGGGCGGGTCCGCCGTCGGGGGGACCGCGATACCGTTTCCGCCGTCCCGCGTGGCAATCTTCGCCGCGATGAGCGCCGTCGCACTGGCCCTCTCTTCGATATTCGGATTGGTGTTCGGTCGAATCGGCGGGTGGGTGGTCACCGCCCTCGCCACTCGACGGACGGCGGATCCGTCGTAA